Proteins encoded in a region of the Zea mays cultivar B73 chromosome 2, Zm-B73-REFERENCE-NAM-5.0, whole genome shotgun sequence genome:
- the LOC100279751 gene encoding Transcription factor SRM1: MAVDEASSSGGGEEGCGSWTREQEKAFENAVATMGGEEDGDARWEKLAEAVEGKTPEEVRRHYELLVEDVDGIESGRVPLPAYAADGAAEEGGGGGKKGSGGGGTHGDKGSAKSAEQERRKGIAWTEDEHRLFLLGLEKYGKGDWRSISRNFVISRTPTQVASHAQKYFIRLNSMNRERRRSSIHDITSVNNGDPSTAQGPITGQTNGQAANPGKPSKQSPQPANTPPGVDAYGTTIGQPVGGPLVSAVGTPVTLPVSAPPHLAYGMRAPVPGAVVPGAPVNIAPMPYPMPPPPSHG; this comes from the exons ATGGCCGTGGACGAGGCGAGCAGCAGTGGCGGTGGGGAGGAGGGGTGCGGGTCGTGGACCCGCGAGCAGGAGAAGGCGTTCGAGAACGCGGTGGCGACGATGGGCGGGGAGGAGGACGGGGACGCGAGGTGGGAGAAGCTAGCGGAGGCCGTCGAGGGGAAGACGCCGGAGGAGGTCAGGCGGCACTACGAGCTGCTGGTGGAGGACGTCGACGGCATCGAGTCGGGCCGCGTCCCGCTTCCGGCGTACGCGGCTGACGGCGCTGCCGAGGAAGGGGGCGGTGGCGGGAAGAagggaagtggcggaggagggaccCATGGGGACAAGGGGTCGGCGAAGTCCGCCGAGCAGGAGCGTAGGAAGGGCATCGCCTGGACAGAGGACGAGCACAG ATTGTTCCTCCTTGGACTTGAAAAGTATGGCAAAGGTGACTGGCGGAGCATCTCGCGGAACTTTGTGATCTCAAGGACGCCGACTCAAGTAGCTAGTCATGCACAGAAGTACTTTATCCGTCTGAACTCAATGAACAGAGAAAGGCGGCGATCAAGTATACATGACATCACCAGTGTGAACAATGGAGATCCATCAACTGCACAGGGTCCAATCACAGGCCAAACAAATGGTCAGGCTGCAAATCCTGGAAAACCATCTAAGCAATCCCCGCAGCCAGCGAATACACCTCCAGGCGTCGATGCTTATGGCACAACAATTGGACAGCCAGTTGGTGGCCCCCTTGTCTCAGCTGTTGGAACTCCCGTTACACTACCTGTTTCCGCTCCACCTCATCTGGCCTATGGCATGCGTGCCCCGGTTCCAGGAGCCGTAGTACCTGGTGCTCCAGTAAACATTGCTCCGATGCCCTATCCAATGCCACCCCCACCATCTCATGGGTGA